The Mycetohabitans endofungorum genome contains a region encoding:
- the ligA gene encoding NAD-dependent DNA ligase LigA — MSRMMFPPSADRPAERAAWLRTEIDRANHAYYVLDRPEIPDAEYDKLFNELEQIEADHPDLITPDSPTQRVGGAVAEGFAPIVHDVPMLSLNNGFEDSDVDAFDKRVSDGLQHGDVEYACELKFDGLAISLRYENGRFVQASTRGDGTTGEDVTANVRTIRSLPLTLNGDAVPKVIDVRGEVLMFKRDFERLNKRQREAGQREFANPRNAAAGSLRQLDSRITAKRPLSFFAYGIGVLDGVPMPDTHSALLDWYVSMGLPVNQERAVVRGAAGLLAFFRDVGARRASLPYDIDGVVYKVNRRDEQDRLGFVSRAPRFALAHKFPAEEALTRLLAIEVQVGRTGAITPVARLEPVFVGGATVTNATLHNEDEIRRKDILIGDTVIVRRAGDVIPEVVGAIKERRPADARPFAMPTHCPVCGSAIERLPDEAIARCAGGLVCAAQRKQALWHFAQRRALDIDGLGEKIIDQLVEQGLTRTPADLFNLGFATVAQLDRFADKSAQNLIDSLERARHTTLPRFIYALGIRHVGEATAKDLARHFGSLDALMDASEEALLEVNDVGPVVAEAIRHFFSEPHNRMVIEQLRAAGVQWSEGPPAPRKPAGPLAGMTVVLTGTLPTLSREAAKEMLEAAGAKVAGSVSKKTNYVVAGTDAGNKLTKAEELGISIVDEEGMRRLLGGEQQ; from the coding sequence ATGTCACGCATGATGTTTCCGCCATCCGCCGACCGTCCGGCCGAGCGCGCTGCCTGGCTGCGCACAGAGATTGATCGCGCCAATCACGCGTATTACGTGCTCGACCGACCGGAGATCCCGGATGCCGAGTATGACAAATTGTTCAATGAGCTCGAGCAGATCGAGGCGGACCATCCGGATCTGATCACGCCCGACTCGCCTACGCAACGTGTCGGTGGCGCGGTCGCCGAAGGTTTTGCGCCTATCGTTCACGACGTGCCGATGCTGTCGCTGAACAATGGGTTCGAGGACAGCGACGTTGACGCGTTCGACAAGCGCGTCAGTGATGGGTTGCAGCACGGTGACGTCGAATACGCGTGCGAGCTAAAGTTCGATGGCTTAGCGATCTCGCTGCGTTACGAGAACGGCCGTTTCGTGCAGGCGTCCACGCGTGGCGATGGCACGACCGGCGAGGACGTGACCGCGAACGTGCGGACCATTCGGTCACTGCCATTGACGCTCAACGGCGACGCAGTGCCGAAAGTCATCGATGTGCGCGGCGAAGTGCTGATGTTCAAGCGCGATTTTGAGCGACTCAACAAGCGGCAGCGCGAGGCGGGCCAGCGTGAATTCGCGAACCCGCGCAATGCGGCGGCTGGCAGTCTCCGGCAGCTTGATTCGAGGATCACCGCGAAGCGTCCATTGTCGTTTTTCGCGTACGGTATCGGCGTGCTCGACGGCGTGCCGATGCCGGACACGCATTCGGCGCTGCTCGATTGGTACGTCAGCATGGGTTTGCCGGTGAATCAAGAGCGAGCGGTGGTTCGTGGCGCGGCGGGCCTGCTCGCGTTTTTCCGCGATGTGGGCGCTCGCCGCGCGTCGCTGCCGTATGACATCGACGGCGTCGTCTACAAGGTCAACCGGCGTGATGAGCAGGACCGGCTCGGTTTCGTCTCCCGTGCGCCGCGCTTTGCGCTGGCGCATAAATTTCCGGCAGAGGAAGCGTTGACCCGATTGCTGGCAATCGAGGTACAGGTCGGCCGTACCGGCGCGATCACGCCCGTTGCACGGCTCGAGCCGGTTTTCGTCGGCGGCGCTACGGTGACCAATGCGACGCTGCACAATGAGGACGAGATACGTCGCAAGGATATCCTGATCGGAGACACTGTCATCGTGCGCCGCGCCGGTGACGTGATTCCGGAAGTGGTGGGCGCCATCAAGGAGCGCCGGCCGGCCGATGCGCGGCCTTTCGCGATGCCAACCCACTGCCCGGTTTGTGGCTCCGCAATTGAGCGGTTGCCGGATGAGGCAATCGCGCGATGTGCGGGCGGATTGGTCTGCGCTGCGCAGCGCAAGCAGGCGTTGTGGCATTTCGCACAGCGGCGCGCACTCGATATCGATGGGCTCGGCGAGAAGATCATTGATCAGTTGGTCGAGCAAGGCCTGACCCGTACGCCCGCGGACCTGTTTAACCTCGGCTTTGCGACGGTGGCGCAACTGGACCGTTTCGCGGACAAGTCCGCGCAGAACCTGATCGACTCGTTGGAGCGCGCGCGACATACGACGTTGCCGCGGTTCATCTATGCGCTGGGCATTCGACACGTGGGCGAGGCAACCGCAAAGGACCTGGCCCGGCATTTCGGCTCACTCGATGCGTTGATGGACGCTAGCGAGGAGGCGTTGCTCGAGGTCAACGACGTCGGCCCCGTGGTCGCGGAGGCGATCCGCCATTTCTTCTCAGAGCCGCATAACCGGATGGTGATCGAGCAACTGCGTGCAGCCGGCGTGCAGTGGTCCGAGGGGCCGCCGGCTCCCCGCAAACCGGCCGGGCCGCTCGCCGGCATGACGGTGGTGCTGACCGGCACGTTGCCGACCCTGTCTCGCGAGGCAGCGAAGGAGATGCTGGAGGCCGCCGGCGCGAAGGTCGCGGGATCGGTGTCGAAGAAGACGAATTACGTGGTGGCCGGAACCGACGCGGGCAACAAGCTGACGAAGGCCGAAGAGTTGGGCATTTCGATCGTGGACGAAGAAGGGATGCGTAGGCTTTTAGGGGGTGAACAGCAATGA
- a CDS encoding cell division protein ZipA C-terminal FtsZ-binding domain-containing protein, which translates to MDELTLGLIGAGAAVVTGVVAYNAWQAAKVRRRMPRPMPDDAAAELARAPDANEERPFIEPAAPGARREPGFGADQAEARREPSFGPSAAPDTPVDLQAEGGGDGVGAAQAKPCAADDGQPEPIIPAATTISAAPPALVDRRIDCVVPIRIAAPVAAEKVLPLAQRLRRAGGKPVFIEGKAEGGEHWALLQPGGRYHELRAAVQLANRNGPLNELEFSEFVSGVQAFADALDGAPEFPDMMETVSMARELDGFAAQCDAQLSVNVLSDGAPWSANYVQAVASQDGLLLSRDGTRFVKLDAKQNPVFMLQFGDTNFLRDDLTYKGGTMITLLLDVPVADEDILPFRLMCDYAKSLAQRIGARVVDDQRRPLPETALAAIDTQLMTLYAKLEQAGIPAGSPATRRLFSN; encoded by the coding sequence ATGGATGAATTGACGCTCGGATTGATAGGTGCGGGCGCAGCGGTGGTGACCGGCGTGGTCGCGTACAACGCGTGGCAGGCAGCCAAGGTACGGCGCAGAATGCCCCGGCCGATGCCGGACGATGCGGCGGCGGAGCTAGCGCGCGCACCCGACGCAAACGAGGAGCGGCCGTTCATCGAGCCAGCGGCCCCGGGCGCGCGCCGCGAGCCCGGTTTTGGCGCGGATCAGGCCGAGGCACGCCGCGAACCGAGTTTCGGACCGTCGGCGGCGCCCGATACGCCGGTCGATCTGCAGGCGGAAGGTGGCGGCGATGGGGTTGGCGCTGCGCAGGCCAAGCCGTGCGCAGCGGACGATGGGCAGCCGGAACCGATCATACCGGCTGCGACGACGATCAGCGCCGCACCGCCGGCGCTCGTGGATCGGCGTATCGACTGCGTCGTGCCGATCCGCATCGCAGCGCCGGTCGCCGCAGAGAAGGTGCTGCCGCTCGCGCAACGGTTGCGGCGTGCCGGTGGCAAGCCGGTGTTCATCGAGGGCAAGGCCGAAGGCGGCGAGCACTGGGCGTTGCTGCAGCCGGGCGGTCGATACCACGAATTGCGTGCGGCGGTGCAACTGGCCAACCGCAACGGGCCGCTGAACGAGTTGGAATTTTCGGAGTTCGTGTCCGGCGTGCAGGCTTTCGCCGATGCGCTGGATGGCGCGCCCGAGTTTCCGGATATGATGGAAACGGTGTCGATGGCACGCGAACTGGACGGGTTCGCCGCGCAATGCGATGCTCAACTGTCGGTCAACGTGCTGTCTGACGGCGCGCCGTGGTCGGCCAACTATGTGCAGGCCGTCGCATCGCAGGACGGATTGTTGCTGTCGCGTGACGGCACGCGGTTCGTCAAGCTCGATGCCAAGCAAAATCCGGTATTCATGTTGCAGTTCGGCGACACCAATTTCCTGCGTGACGACCTGACATACAAGGGCGGCACGATGATCACGTTGCTGTTGGACGTGCCGGTGGCCGACGAAGACATCTTGCCGTTCCGGTTGATGTGCGACTACGCGAAGTCGCTCGCGCAGCGCATCGGCGCTCGGGTCGTCGACGACCAGCGCCGGCCGCTGCCCGAGACGGCACTGGCGGCGATCGATACGCAACTGATGACGCTGTACGCGAAGCTGGAGCAGGCGGGTATTCCCGCCGGCTCGCCGGCGACCCGACGGCTGTTCAGTAATTGA
- the def gene encoding peptide deformylase produces the protein MIREILKMGDPRLLRIAKPVDKFDTPQLHQLIQDMFETMRAANGAGLAAPQIGADLQVVIFGFRQNARYPDAPAVPETVLINPMITPVSLDMEEGWEGCLSVPGLRGIVSRLSMIRYEGHDQYGQPIDRVAEGFHARVVQHECDHLIGKLYPMRITDFSNFGFTKVLFPDLDPLSDD, from the coding sequence ATGATCCGCGAAATTCTCAAAATGGGCGACCCGCGTCTGTTGCGCATTGCGAAACCGGTGGACAAGTTCGATACGCCGCAATTGCATCAACTGATTCAAGACATGTTCGAAACGATGCGCGCGGCCAACGGCGCGGGATTGGCCGCGCCGCAGATCGGCGCGGATCTGCAGGTCGTAATCTTTGGCTTCAGGCAGAACGCGCGCTATCCGGATGCGCCGGCTGTACCGGAGACCGTGCTGATCAACCCGATGATCACCCCCGTTTCGCTAGACATGGAAGAGGGATGGGAAGGCTGCCTGTCGGTGCCGGGGCTGCGGGGCATTGTCAGCCGCCTGTCGATGATCCGGTATGAAGGTCATGACCAGTACGGCCAGCCGATCGACCGTGTCGCCGAGGGGTTTCATGCGCGGGTAGTCCAACATGAATGCGATCATCTGATCGGCAAGCTGTATCCGATGCGGATTACCGATTTTTCGAACTTTGGTTTTACCAAAGTACTGTTCCCGGACTTGGATCCTTTGTCCGACGATTGA
- the map gene encoding type I methionyl aminopeptidase, whose product MTVTIKTEHDIAKMRVACRLASEVLDYITPFIKPGITTGELDRLCHEYMVDEQHTVPAPLNYQPTGYPPYPKATCISVNDVICHGIPGDKQLKNGDTLNIDITVIKDGYFGDTSRMFIVGEGSILAKRLVQVTYECMWLGIEQVQPGAHLGDIGHAIQRHAEAHGYSVVREYCGHGIGTVFHEDPQILHYGRPGTGVQIQPGMIFTVEPMINAGRRDIRTMPDKWTVKTRDRSLSAQWEHTVLVTQTGYEVLTVSAGTPAKPTIAGTA is encoded by the coding sequence ATGACCGTCACGATTAAAACCGAACACGACATCGCAAAGATGCGCGTCGCCTGCCGCCTTGCGAGCGAGGTGCTGGACTACATCACGCCTTTCATCAAACCTGGCATCACCACCGGCGAGCTAGACCGGCTCTGCCACGAGTACATGGTCGATGAACAGCACACAGTGCCCGCGCCGCTGAATTACCAGCCGACCGGCTATCCGCCGTATCCGAAAGCAACCTGCATCTCTGTCAACGATGTGATTTGCCACGGTATCCCCGGCGACAAGCAATTAAAGAACGGCGACACGCTGAACATCGACATCACGGTGATCAAGGACGGTTACTTTGGCGACACGAGCCGAATGTTCATTGTCGGCGAAGGATCGATCCTGGCCAAGCGGCTCGTGCAGGTCACGTACGAATGCATGTGGCTCGGCATCGAGCAGGTGCAGCCCGGCGCGCATCTGGGCGACATCGGGCACGCGATCCAGCGTCACGCCGAAGCACACGGCTACAGTGTCGTGCGCGAATATTGCGGCCATGGCATCGGCACTGTGTTCCACGAGGACCCGCAAATCCTGCACTACGGTCGCCCCGGCACGGGCGTGCAAATCCAGCCGGGCATGATCTTTACGGTCGAGCCGATGATCAACGCGGGGCGCCGCGACATTCGCACGATGCCGGACAAGTGGACCGTCAAGACACGCGATCGTAGCTTGTCCGCGCAATGGGAACACACGGTGCTAGTCACGCAAACCGGCTACGAAGTGCTAACCGTGTCGGCCGGCACGCCAGCCAAGCCGACGATTGCCGGCACCGCGTAA
- a CDS encoding pseudouridine synthase — protein sequence MQASLEGRDTDPRAPAGRRPAARPATPVGGNTPTAGKRHGSVHADQPGNATAPRRTAAEAPARADSGQRTSARRLDTAPTKAPHGAKRQREVAIGEQSHGTDHGGRARGAGAGKRTRTQALARRDKPGHLGHKPRQSPAQVLAERIGARDTAEQGPARGAREQGGGARQAERAPTDQTRPSRPRAGTGVPRRDLRRGIEADVSGQMRLSKRMSELGLCSRREADEWIEKGWVRVDGQIVDTLGAKVTATQRIDVLPNARAAQARQVTIVLHKPVGYVSGQPEDDYLPAVALVTPANRWSEDPAPTRFSATHLRSLAPAGRLDIDSTGLLVLTQDGRIAKQLIGEQSEVEKEYLVRVRYGTHTQQVDRYFPTDKLAQLREGLSLDGVRLKPAQVDWQNGEQLRFVLHEGRKRQIRRMCDLVGLEVVGLKRVRIGQLVLGALPPGKWRYLRADEHF from the coding sequence GTGCAGGCATCGTTAGAAGGCCGCGACACTGACCCGCGTGCGCCGGCTGGACGTCGCCCCGCCGCGCGCCCGGCCACGCCCGTCGGCGGTAACACCCCTACAGCCGGCAAGCGGCACGGGAGCGTGCACGCCGACCAGCCGGGCAACGCCACCGCGCCGCGTCGAACAGCGGCCGAGGCGCCTGCCCGCGCGGACTCGGGACAACGCACATCGGCGCGCCGTCTTGACACCGCGCCGACGAAAGCGCCTCACGGCGCCAAGCGGCAACGCGAGGTGGCCATCGGTGAGCAGTCCCACGGCACAGATCACGGTGGCCGCGCGCGTGGCGCGGGAGCCGGCAAGCGTACGCGCACGCAAGCGCTGGCACGCCGCGACAAGCCCGGCCATCTTGGTCACAAACCGCGCCAGTCACCGGCCCAGGTGCTAGCCGAGCGCATCGGCGCGCGGGACACTGCCGAGCAAGGCCCTGCACGCGGTGCCCGCGAGCAAGGCGGCGGTGCACGACAGGCCGAGCGCGCGCCAACGGACCAAACGCGTCCGTCGCGTCCGCGCGCCGGCACGGGCGTACCGCGCCGCGACCTCCGCCGCGGAATCGAGGCCGATGTGTCCGGCCAGATGCGGTTGTCAAAGCGGATGTCTGAACTAGGCCTATGCTCGCGCCGTGAAGCCGACGAATGGATCGAGAAGGGCTGGGTCCGCGTCGACGGACAGATTGTCGACACGCTCGGCGCAAAGGTCACCGCCACGCAGCGCATTGACGTCCTACCCAACGCACGCGCGGCCCAAGCCCGGCAAGTCACGATCGTGCTGCACAAGCCGGTCGGATACGTCTCCGGCCAGCCAGAAGACGACTATCTTCCCGCCGTCGCGCTCGTCACACCGGCAAATCGCTGGAGCGAGGATCCCGCACCCACGCGCTTTTCCGCCACCCATCTGCGCTCACTCGCGCCTGCCGGCCGGCTCGACATCGATTCAACCGGCTTACTGGTGCTGACGCAGGACGGCCGTATCGCCAAGCAGTTGATTGGCGAACAGTCCGAGGTTGAAAAGGAATACTTGGTGCGCGTGCGCTACGGCACGCACACGCAACAGGTGGATCGCTATTTCCCCACCGATAAGCTGGCGCAGCTGCGCGAAGGGTTGTCGCTGGACGGCGTGCGGCTCAAGCCGGCGCAGGTCGATTGGCAGAACGGCGAACAGTTACGCTTCGTGCTGCACGAGGGCCGCAAACGCCAGATCCGCCGTATGTGCGACTTAGTCGGCCTGGAGGTCGTCGGTCTGAAACGCGTCAGAATAGGCCAATTGGTGCTTGGCGCGCTGCCGCCCGGTAAATGGCGCTACTTGCGCGCGGACGAGCACTTCTGA
- a CDS encoding [protein-PII] uridylyltransferase, translating into MSTAAMATVPPSSLKTAFKAAKAQLLKRFAHAGKVDTLMRSLARLVDGTLVDAWQACAMPPALTLLAVGGYGRGELAPHSDIDILVLLNDEPDENLRASIERFIGLAWDLGLELGSSVRTVEQCIDDARQDVSVQTSLLEARRIVGNITLQQVFLARFDDTLDPRAFFTAKILEMRQRHAKFQDSPYSLEPNCKESPGGLRDLQLILWITCAAGFGNSWQELEARGLITVRESRELRRNEQFLKMLRARLHVLAGRRQDLLVFDLQTALAEAFGYRCTREKRASEQLMRRYYWAAKAVTQLATVLIQNIEAQLFPRTSGVTRQLSEHFVEKQGMLEIVDDEVFQRVPNAILEAFLLYEQVRGIRGLSARTLRALYNAREIMDRNWRRDPQNRRLFMEILKQPEGITHALRLMNQTSVLGCYLLNFRRIVGQMQHDLYHVYTVDQHILMVLRNLRRFAIAEHAHEYPFCSQLFANFDRPWVLYIAALFHDIAKGRGGDHSKLGMADAQRFCREHGVNPQDAALVVWLVEHHLTMSQVAQKQDTSDPAVIGRFAALVRDERRLTALYLLTVADIRGTSPKVWNAWKGKLLEDLYRITLNVLGGAQPDQHAEQRTRKDEARALLRLQTVPDDAPQALWDQLDVGYFLRHDAADIAWQTRVLYQYVHCANPIVRARPSPIGDGLQVLVYLHDRPDLFAGICAYFERSGLSVLDARVSTTRHGYALDNFLVVSTDQGVHYRDIANLVEQQLAARLTSPDLLPEPAKGRLSRLSRTFPITPRVDLRADERDQYYLLSISANDRLGLLYGIARVLADHRVGVRAARINTLGERVEDVFLLDGNDLADSRKQIQLETELLRAIAV; encoded by the coding sequence ATGAGCACCGCCGCTATGGCCACCGTGCCCCCCTCGTCGCTGAAAACCGCATTTAAGGCAGCCAAGGCCCAATTGCTTAAACGGTTCGCGCATGCCGGCAAGGTCGACACGCTAATGCGCTCGCTCGCGCGGCTGGTCGATGGCACGCTCGTCGATGCGTGGCAGGCGTGCGCAATGCCGCCAGCATTGACGCTGCTTGCTGTGGGCGGCTACGGGCGCGGCGAGCTCGCGCCGCATTCCGACATCGACATTCTGGTACTGCTCAATGACGAGCCCGACGAAAACTTGCGGGCCAGTATCGAGCGCTTTATTGGACTGGCGTGGGACCTGGGGCTTGAACTAGGCAGCAGCGTGCGCACCGTCGAGCAGTGCATCGACGACGCGCGTCAGGACGTCAGCGTGCAGACGTCGCTGCTCGAAGCTCGTCGGATCGTTGGCAACATCACGCTGCAGCAGGTGTTCCTCGCGCGCTTTGACGACACGCTCGATCCACGTGCGTTCTTTACCGCAAAGATACTCGAGATGCGCCAGCGGCACGCGAAATTCCAAGATTCACCCTACAGCCTCGAGCCGAACTGCAAGGAAAGTCCCGGGGGATTGCGTGATTTGCAGTTAATCCTATGGATTACGTGCGCCGCTGGCTTTGGTAACAGCTGGCAGGAGCTCGAGGCGCGCGGGCTAATCACCGTGCGCGAAAGCCGCGAGCTGCGGCGCAACGAGCAATTTCTGAAAATGCTGCGCGCCCGGCTACATGTGCTCGCCGGACGACGCCAGGACCTTCTCGTATTCGACTTGCAGACCGCGCTGGCCGAGGCATTCGGCTACCGGTGCACGCGCGAGAAGCGCGCCAGCGAGCAATTGATGCGGCGCTACTACTGGGCCGCCAAGGCGGTCACGCAGCTGGCCACGGTCCTGATTCAGAACATCGAGGCGCAGCTTTTCCCACGTACCAGTGGCGTCACACGCCAGTTGTCCGAGCACTTTGTCGAGAAACAGGGCATGCTGGAAATCGTCGACGACGAGGTGTTCCAGCGCGTGCCCAACGCGATTTTGGAGGCATTCCTACTGTACGAGCAGGTGCGAGGCATCAGAGGTTTGTCTGCCCGGACACTGCGCGCGCTGTACAACGCGCGGGAGATCATGGACCGGAACTGGCGCCGTGACCCGCAAAACCGCCGCTTGTTCATGGAGATCCTGAAGCAGCCGGAAGGTATCACGCACGCATTGCGGCTGATGAACCAGACGAGCGTACTGGGGTGCTACCTGCTCAATTTCCGCCGCATTGTCGGCCAGATGCAGCATGATCTGTACCATGTGTACACGGTCGACCAGCATATCCTGATGGTGCTGCGCAATCTCCGGCGCTTTGCGATCGCAGAGCATGCGCACGAGTACCCATTCTGTAGCCAGCTGTTCGCCAATTTCGACCGACCGTGGGTGCTGTATATTGCCGCGCTGTTCCATGACATCGCGAAAGGTCGCGGCGGCGATCATTCGAAGCTGGGCATGGCCGACGCCCAACGCTTTTGCCGCGAGCACGGCGTCAACCCTCAGGATGCCGCGCTGGTCGTGTGGCTCGTCGAACATCACCTGACAATGAGCCAGGTCGCCCAAAAGCAGGACACGTCTGACCCGGCCGTGATCGGCCGTTTCGCCGCCCTCGTGCGTGACGAACGCCGGCTCACCGCACTCTACTTGCTGACCGTGGCAGACATCCGCGGCACCAGTCCGAAGGTCTGGAACGCATGGAAAGGCAAGCTGCTCGAAGACTTGTACCGGATCACGCTAAACGTGCTGGGGGGGGCCCAGCCGGACCAGCACGCCGAGCAGCGCACGCGCAAGGACGAAGCGCGCGCGCTGCTGCGGCTGCAAACGGTGCCGGACGACGCGCCCCAAGCGCTGTGGGACCAACTCGACGTCGGCTACTTTCTGCGCCATGACGCGGCCGACATTGCATGGCAGACCCGCGTCCTTTACCAATACGTCCACTGCGCTAACCCGATTGTGCGGGCGCGCCCATCGCCGATCGGCGACGGATTACAGGTACTCGTCTACTTGCATGACCGGCCCGACCTGTTCGCCGGCATCTGCGCGTATTTCGAGCGCAGCGGCCTGTCCGTGCTCGATGCGCGGGTGAGCACCACGCGGCATGGCTACGCGCTGGACAACTTCCTGGTGGTCAGCACTGACCAAGGCGTGCACTACCGCGACATCGCCAACCTTGTCGAGCAACAACTTGCAGCACGGCTCACCTCGCCCGACCTGTTGCCCGAGCCGGCCAAGGGCCGCCTGTCACGCCTGTCGCGCACTTTCCCGATCACGCCGCGCGTCGATCTTCGCGCCGACGAACGGGATCAGTACTATTTGTTATCGATCTCTGCCAACGACCGGCTCGGGCTGCTGTATGGGATCGCGCGCGTGCTGGCCGACCATCGCGTCGGCGTGCGGGCCGCCCGGATCAACACGCTCGGCGAGCGGGTCGAGGACGTTTTCCTGCTTGATGGCAATGACTTGGCTGACAGCCGCAAGCAGATCCAACTTGAAACCGAACTACTGCGCGCGATCGCAGTTTAA